The Catellatospora citrea DNA segment GGTGACCACCGCGACGGTGGCCGTCGCCTGTCCGTCGTGTCGCCGCCCCGCGTCGCTGCCATCGGCTGTCCGGTGTGGACACCACGTCGGCCACCGGTAGAGTCGCCCCGGACCCGCGCCCGGTTCGGTCGGCGGCGGACTTCACGCGAGGAAACTCATGAGCATCGGCGACACTCCGGCATCCAGCACCGGGCGGCACCGGGGCCGCGCGTCGCGGCGGCGACTGCTGCTGGTCACCGCCGGACTGTCGGCGGCCGCGGTGCTGGCCACGGCGGCGTTCACCGTCGCCTCGGGCGGCCCGGGCGCCTGGTTCGGGTCCGACTCGCCGTCCCCGGCGCAGGCCCAGGGCTCGGCCGACCCCGGCCCGTCGGCGTCGACGACACCGAGCCCCGCCGCGTCCCCGTCGGCGCCGACGTCGGCGGTCGGGCCCTGCGCCCGTACCGCGGGGCCCCAGCCGGTCGTGAAGGTGACCGAGGTCAAGCTGAGCGCCGCCGTCACCGGGTACGGGCGTGAGGGCGACACCGAGCCGCTGCCGATGGCCGTTGCGGAGCGGCCCGCTGGCGGCTCCTGGCTGGCGTGGCTCGGCACGGACGGGCGGGTGTACCTCGGCCGGCTCGACTGCGACGACAAGCTCGTCGGCACGCCCACCAGCTTCGCCGGCATCGACCTGCAGGACGTGCACGCCGACCGCACCGGCGGGGTCGTGCTGCTGACCCGCAAGGGCGACTGCGGCGGCGGGAAGCTGTGCGGCGGCTCGTCGAGCCCCTGCCGGACCATGCACATGGTCCGGTTCGACGACACGGGCCGCCAGGTCTGGGAGCGGCAGGTCACCAACCTCGGCGGCAGCCGCACCGGCTACGACGACGGCGCGCGGTTCGTGTGGTGGTACCAGCACCACGGCCGGCTCGCCACCGACGGCAAGAACTACGCGGCATACTTCGGCGTCGCCATCACCGTGCGCAACGGCTCCTGCGTCGACATCCACGAGGGCGACCGCATGCAGGTCGTCGACGCGAACGGCAAGCTGGTGTCCGGGCACCGCGACAGCTTCGAGGTCGGGTGCAGCCACAGCTGGACGACCCGCATCGTGTGGGACCCGCGGACCAGCCACTACGCGATGGTCTGCGCGACCGACAACGCGTGCCGCATCGCGCAGCCGGACCCGTACCGGACCGTTGCCGCGGGCGCCTGCGACGGCAGCCTGTTCGGCGGTGACCTCGTGCTCGCCCCGACCGGCGGCTACTGGACCGCGTGGAGCCAGGGCGGCGGCGTACGGCTGGAGCGCTTCACCACCGGCAGGTCCAACCTCACCGTCAGGACCACGGCCAAGTCGAGCCACCCGCACCTGGTGAGCTACGGGACCGGTCGGATGCTGCTGGCCTGGGCGTCGGGCTCCTCGATCGCCGCGCAGGTGTACGACGCAGCCACGGGCAAGACCGTGGGCGCAAAGTTCACCGTCAACGTAAAGGACCACGACTACCTGGCGTTCAAGGCATACTCCGACGGCAGCGCCGCCTACCCGGCGGCGGGCGGCGGCAACAGGTCGATCCGGATCGCGCGGGTCCTGCCACTGGCCTGAGCAGCGCGGCCGGATCGATATGACGGGGGGCGGGCCGTGTCGGTATGGGCGGTGCTGGAGGAGGCCGATCGGCCACGGTGGACCTACACGCCGGGTGTCGGGGTCGGGCCGCTGGTGTTCGGCATGAGCCGTCACGAGGCGGTCGCGGCGATGGACGGCTTCGTCGGCGACCTCGCCCCGGCGCCGCGGGCCATCGCCGACACGTGGCTGACCCGGTTCCGTGTGCCGGACCGGCTCCCGTACCGGACGGCGGTGCTGGCCTTCCACGACGGGACCGACGGCCTGTTCTGCGTGATAGTCGACGCGGCGTGCGGCCCGCAGGTCACCCTGGACGGGCTGCGGCTGGTCGGACGGCTGCCCTCGGGGTGGGAAGCCGAGTTGTTCGACTACGCGCTTCCACGTGGCATCCAGCCGGTGTACGCGCCCACCGGCGACCCCGGCGCCGACGAACTCGGGATCATCATGCAGGTGCAACGGGCCGGTGACCACGTCCTGACGCGGCCGGCGCTCGGCGTGGTCCGGGAGCGCGCGAACACCCTGTGGGACAGCCTGCCCTACGACCCGGACCTCCACGGTTGATCCGCACGACTGCTGTCGACGCCTCGGGGCGGCCCGTGCGAACTGGCGAAGCCTGAGATCATCGGGTCGACGAGCGATCACCGGACAGGAGCGGTTGGCATGTCGCTGTGGGAGGTGCTGGCCGACGCCGAGCGGGAGCAGTGGACGTTCACGCCGTCGGTCGGTGTGGGGCCGCTGCGGTTCGGCATGAGCCACGACGAGGCGGCCGCGGCGATGGACGGGTTCGCGGTGGTCGTCGACGGCACCTTCCGTGAGCGCGACGACACGCGCAAAGCCGAGTTCCGCTCGGTGCCCGACCGCCCTTCGGCCCAGCCCGCGGTGACGGCGTACTACGGCCGGGTCGAGGGGCTGTACTGCGTCGTGGTCGACGCTCGGTGCGGGCCGCAGGTCACTCTCGACGGGCTGCGGCTCGTCGGCCGCGTGCCGTCCGAGTGGGAGGCGGACTTCCTCGCCTACGCGCTGCCACGCGGCATCGCGCCGCGGTACGCGCCGGAGGGCGACCTGGCGCCCGAGGAGCTCGGGCTGCTCATCCGCGTGCAGCGAGCGGGTGACGTCGTGCTGACCCGGCCCGTGTTCGGGATCGTCCGCGAGCGCGCGTACACGCTGTGGGACGGCCTCCCATATGACGAGTTCGAGGTCCACTGACGGCGGATCAGGCGGCTGCTTGACTGGCCGTGGCGGGCGGTGGGCTGGAGGCGGGCGGGTCGAACACGGCGAGCCTGGGATCGGTGGCCAGCGTCGTCACCTGCTCGCCGAGCGGCGTGTACTGGGCGCTGGCGGGCAGCGCGGCGCGGACGTCGGGCGTGTTGGTGATCGTCACCAGGACCATGCTGTGACCGGTGTAGGCCGCCACCGACCACCAGTCCGCGTCCGTGCCCAGACGGTGTCCGGCGGCACGCGCCTCCGGCGTCTCGTGCACGCCGTACTGTTCGAGGACCCAGCCTTCCTCGGTGACGCTGGACAGCCGGCAGATGGCGAGCCGGGCGCAGTGCTGCCGATCGGGCAACGCGATGGTGGGAGCCACGGAGATGGTGACCGTGCCCTGCCCGCTGGCCGTGGTCATCCGCACCGACACCGTCAGCGCGGCCGGGCCGATCTCCGGGTCGAGCAGCGCGGCCAGCGGCCGGGCGTCCCCGCGGTCGTCGAGCCCGAGGTCGACCCGCTCCAGGCCGCCCGGGTTCACCTTGGTCCGGAAGTACGCGGCGACCTCGCAGCTCAGCCGTTCCCGGCGGGCCTGTTCGGGCATCACCGTCGCGCCGCGCAGCGGCAGGTCGCCGGTCAGCGCCGTCAGCCGGTCCATCCCGCCGTCGACGACCACGCCCACCGGCGTTGCCGACATCGTCGGGGAGCCGGACGGCGGCGACGGGAGCCCGGCCATGCAGTCCTCGGCCTCGGGCAGCGGCGCGCTTCCCGGCACCGGGCGCAGCAGGACCAGCAGAACCCCGGCCGCGACCAGCCCGAGCACGGTCAATGCCGCCGTGACGGCGCGCGATGCCCGTTGCCGGGCCCGGCCGACCGCGATCAGCTCGTCGGAGGTGAACGGCACCGGTGGCGCGAGCACGTCGGGGCCGGTGTCCGCGTCGGTTCTGGTGTGGCGCAGCAGGTGGAGCAGGGCCTGCTCGGCGTATGCCTCGGGAGGTTCCTGATGCGGAGAGTCCCCGCGCCGGTAGACGGACAGCAGCACCTGCCGGGTGACCCGGTCGGCCGTGTCCCAGTCGCCGCAGCGGCCGTACGCCAGGCGGCGCAGCCGTCCGGTGTAGACGGCCACGAACTCGGTGAAGTCGGCGTCCCATGCGCGCACGTCCGTCAGTGAACACTCCCGACGACGGGAGTGTCATCCCCCGGACGGAGAGCGCTCTCCTCCGGGGCGGCGCGCCGGAGTGGTCGTGGGCCAGATCAGGCCCGTTTGCGGGGACAGCGGATGATCATCTTCCTCGATAGACTCCGCTCGCTTGTCACACGGGGAGGACAGAGAATGAGGTTGTCGAGGGCGGCCGTCGCGGTCGCCGTGTTGGGTACTTTCCTGGTCGGCGTCGGACAGTCACCGGCCACGGCTGCAGGCACCCCGTTGCGGGATCTCGCGAGCGCCGCCCAGGTGAAGATCGGGTCGGCGGTTTCGGGCGAGCGTCTCGACCCGGTCACGGGTGAGGCCGCGTACCGACAGTGGGTGGGTGATCAATTGAACACGATCACCACCGAGAACGAGCTGAAGTGGAAGCACGTCGAACCGGCCCAGGGCGTCTTCACCTACGACAAGGCGAACAAGGTGCTCGACTTCGCCGAGGCGCATCAGCAGGACGTGCGCGGACACACGCTGGTCTGGCACAGTGACCTGCCCGACTGGGTGGGCGAGCTTCAGCCGACGGAGCTGCGCAGCGCTCTGCAGACGCACATCACGTCGGTGGTCGGCAACTACCGCGATCGCGTGGACGTCTGGGACGTGGTCAACGAGCCGCTCGACGACCAGGGGAACCTGCGGGGTTCCGAGGATCACAGCTTCTGGGCGGAAAGGCTCGGCGCCTCGTACATCGCCGACGCGTTCCGCTGGGCCCACGACGCCGATCCGGACGCGGAGCTCTACCTCAACGAATACGGCATCGAGGCGGACTCGCCCAAGGCACGCGGGCTCTACGCCCTGGTGCAGCAACTGGTGGAGGACGACGTGCCGATCGACGGCATCGGGTTCCAGACGCACAAGCTGGAGACGACACGGCTGTCCGGCCTCAGCGACATGATGCGCCGCTTCACCGACCTGGGCCTCGAAGTCGCGATCACCGAGGTCGACGTGCGCATGCCGAAGCCGGCCGACCCCGGGAAGCTGGCCCGCCAGGCCGACGTCTACGGCTGGGCGACCGGCGCCTGCCTGGCCGTGCCCGGTTGCGTCTCCGTGACGACCTGGGGCTTCACCGACAAGTACTCGTGGATCAACACGCACCCGGACTACAAGGAGGACTGGGAAGCGGCGACACTGCTCGACGACCAGTACACGCCCAAACCGGCGTACGGCCGGGTGCAGCAGGTGTTGGCGGCCGGCAGACCGGCGGTCGCCGACCCGGTGGCGGCCTGGCGGCTGGACGAGCCGTCGGGTGTGCTCCGCGCGGCTGACGCGTCGACCTCGCCGATCCGGCACTTCGCGCTGGCCGGGGACGGTGTGCTCGGCCAGGAAGGTCGCACGCCCTACCTCGGCGGGTTCAAGGCCGGCGGCGTCGGCGCCGGGGCCACGACCCTCGCGAGCGCCGTGCGCACCGACATCTCGTACACCGTCACGGCG contains these protein-coding regions:
- a CDS encoding RNA polymerase sigma factor gives rise to the protein MRAWDADFTEFVAVYTGRLRRLAYGRCGDWDTADRVTRQVLLSVYRRGDSPHQEPPEAYAEQALLHLLRHTRTDADTGPDVLAPPVPFTSDELIAVGRARQRASRAVTAALTVLGLVAAGVLLVLLRPVPGSAPLPEAEDCMAGLPSPPSGSPTMSATPVGVVVDGGMDRLTALTGDLPLRGATVMPEQARRERLSCEVAAYFRTKVNPGGLERVDLGLDDRGDARPLAALLDPEIGPAALTVSVRMTTASGQGTVTISVAPTIALPDRQHCARLAICRLSSVTEEGWVLEQYGVHETPEARAAGHRLGTDADWWSVAAYTGHSMVLVTITNTPDVRAALPASAQYTPLGEQVTTLATDPRLAVFDPPASSPPPATASQAAA
- a CDS encoding endo-1,4-beta-xylanase, which gives rise to MRLSRAAVAVAVLGTFLVGVGQSPATAAGTPLRDLASAAQVKIGSAVSGERLDPVTGEAAYRQWVGDQLNTITTENELKWKHVEPAQGVFTYDKANKVLDFAEAHQQDVRGHTLVWHSDLPDWVGELQPTELRSALQTHITSVVGNYRDRVDVWDVVNEPLDDQGNLRGSEDHSFWAERLGASYIADAFRWAHDADPDAELYLNEYGIEADSPKARGLYALVQQLVEDDVPIDGIGFQTHKLETTRLSGLSDMMRRFTDLGLEVAITEVDVRMPKPADPGKLARQADVYGWATGACLAVPGCVSVTTWGFTDKYSWINTHPDYKEDWEAATLLDDQYTPKPAYGRVQQVLAAGRPAVADPVAAWRLDEPSGVLRAADASTSPIRHFALAGDGVLGQEGRTPYLGGFKAGGVGAGATTLASAVRTDISYTVTAWINPSSSTADQVIASQAGTNRNAFVLGQRAGKYYFTIPTQDSASGVDQTLESKAAVVPGEWIHVTALWNNGWGHAQIYLNGVWDSSSPLWNKPTWASTGVFRIGGLAASKAFGGSISDLRVYQRAVPDTEIAGLATPVVGEWTFDGHTGDTSWFHRDAWARSDAPLTWTANRHGTADSAINLTGTQLIDTRGGQPLFTDRSYAISVWVKLTDANGDGRADGTGDQVVLAADGTTVSPFYLRFKRGSTAADDRWQFAMPVSDTGGAAQTVTSSSSTARGGVWTHLAVVWNKTSGRAQLFVDNTLAGTGPVTSSWRARADGSLHIGVAQAGNLIGALDDLRLYQRTLTSAEIAALYAG